GGCGCACAAGTACATTCATTAGAATGTCCGGGCGGGTAGCAGGACGAGCAGGCGCATGCGGAGTTGTCAATTCCGTCGCACTCCTCTCCGAGAACCGATTGCACAACGTTGTCGCCGCATTCGCCGCAAGTAACGCCGCCACAGTTACTTCCGTCGCCTTGATAGCTGCCCGAGGCATCGGCGCAGCCGGCAGCAGTTGTACCGCTGATGCACGCGTCCGGGAAACAGCAGGCACCGCGAAGTGGTGGGTTGCAGGGATCGGGCATCATTGCGCAGAACGTGCCGTTGCCCGCGTAGTCGCCGGCGAAACTATCACAGAGTGGCAGCGGGAAGTCGGCACACGTTCCTCCAAAGCAGCATGCACCGGCGCCCAGAGAGCACGTTGCCCCAAGTGTGCAGGTCGTTCCGTAGCCGAGAAAGGCGCCGCCGGCCTGGCTGCACTACGACGGCGACAGGTCCGGTATGCAGCCCGTTCCGACGCAGCACGCGCCGAGTACACCCGAGCAGTCAACGCCCGAACAGTCCGTACCTGCCCCAAGAAACGTCCCAGACGTCGAGCAACCCGCCTCGTCGGTCATCGTGCATGAACCGCCGGAATTGCAGCAGGCGCCGGTTTGTGCCTCGGCCGGGACCGGACCAAGCCCGATCGCGATGCCCATCATGGTCCCGATCAACAGTTCTATTCGCCGCATTACTTCGCCTCCTTCCCACGGAAGGCGACCATGCTGCGCTCGAGCCGCTCGATTCGGCCCTGGAGCGTTTCAATCTGTTCCTGCTGGGTGGCGATAAGCTGCTGTTGTTCGACGAGTCGCTCAGCCGCCCGCGCGCCAACCGTTGTGCTTGCGGTGGTGGTAACGCCGCCCTTCTCCGCTTCGAGTCGCTGCACCTTCGCATGAAGGGCCTTGACTGCTTCGACCAGCAGCGGGGTCATCCGGGCATAGTCCATACCGATGGCATCGGTGCCGTTTTCTTCGTAGGCAACAATCTCCGGCAGGATCTTGCCGACTTCTTCGGCGATCATGCCTACGTCGTGCTCTGCGCCATGCGCGGCGTCCCAGTCGAAATAGACCCCCCGCATTTGGTCGACCTTCTCCAGAGGATTCTCGATCAGCTTGATGTTGTGTTTCCAGCGGATGGAGGACGAGGAGCCGTAATCCGTGCCCGCGCCGGAAGCGTAAAAGTCGAATCCGCTCGAGCTGTTGCTCACACCCCGAACACCGTAACTGGTTCCGCTGGACTGCAGCGCAACGCCGATCACACCGGTACCGCTCGGATTGGCATTCAATCCATAGACCCCCCAACTGCCCGCGCCGTTGCCAAACCCACGGACGGCCGAGGACGGCCCAATCACGTCAAGCGTGAACCCTGTGTCCGGCGAATTGGTGCCAATTCCGACGTTTCCAGTCTGCGTGAGCACCATCCTGTTGGTCGAATTCATCTGCACTTCGAGTCTGTCGCCACTCGCTTCGTTGATGCGGAAATTCACCGAGGCCCCGCCATCCTCTCTGAGGACGATGTTGGGATTGGCGTCATCGACCGTCCCCTCAATTCGGATCCCGTTTCCGCCCGCGGTCGATTCCACCACGTGGAGCGCTGAATCCGGCGCGTTGGTGCCGATGCCCACGCCCCCGGCCGCGCTGATCAGGAACTGATTGGGGCCGGTGGAGACGAACTTGTTTCCTGATCCGTGCGTGCTGTCGGCCCAAACGAAGGTACCTTCGTCGCCGTCGGCGTCACCCACGGTAGC
The sequence above is drawn from the Phycisphaerae bacterium genome and encodes:
- a CDS encoding tail fiber domain-containing protein; this translates as MRCDKSVLLGIATGTVALLGLSVPGLAVELGTTFTYQGVLVDDGVAVTDTCDFEFTLWDEAAAGNQVGSTIAQTIDVEDGLFTTPLDFAVVAFTGEARWLEISVCCPSPCSPALTLLDPRQELTPAPHALALPGLYTIDDVESPNILGGSRANVIGSGVVGATIGGGGSPGDFVGPIEIHDDYCTVGGGRHISAGTDDGDPSNAPYATVGGGFSNYSGASYATVAGGSNNAAFARAATSGGGYNCDAIGEYATTPGGENNRAGGDHSFAAGRYAEVRDAATVGDADGDEGTFVWADSTHGSGNKFVSTGPNQFLISAAGGVGIGTNAPDSALHVVESTAGGNGIRIEGTVDDANPNIVLREDGGASVNFRINEASGDRLEVQMNSTNRMVLTQTGNVGIGTNSPDTGFTLDVIGPSSAVRGFGNGAGSWGVYGLNANPSGTGVIGVALQSSGTSYGVRGVSNSSSGFDFYASGAGTDYGSSSSIRWKHNIKLIENPLEKVDQMRGVYFDWDAAHGAEHDVGMIAEEVGKILPEIVAYEENGTDAIGMDYARMTPLLVEAVKALHAKVQRLEAEKGGVTTTASTTVGARAAERLVEQQQLIATQQEQIETLQGRIERLERSMVAFRGKEAK